Proteins from a genomic interval of Oncorhynchus keta strain PuntledgeMale-10-30-2019 unplaced genomic scaffold, Oket_V2 Un_contig_149_pilon_pilon, whole genome shotgun sequence:
- the LOC118379828 gene encoding transcription factor COE3-like, with protein MFGIQENIGLPRGGTTMKEEPLGSGMNSVRSWMHTSGVVDANTAAQSGVGLARAHYEKQPPSNLRKSNFFHFVLALYDRQGQPVEIERTAYVDFVEKDKEPNSEKTNNGIHYKLQLLYSNGVRTEQDLFVRLIDSMTKQAIIYEGQDKNPEMCRVLLTHEIMCSRCCDKKSCGNRNETPSDPVIIDR; from the exons ATGTTTGGAATTCAGGAAAATATAGGCTTACCTAGAGGAGGGACGACAATGAAAGAGGAACCGCTGGGCAGCGGGATGAACTCGGTCCGCTCGTGGATGCACACATCTGGGGTAGTGGATGCGAACACAGCCGCCCAAAG CGGCGTGGGTTTGGCGCGGGCACACTACGAGAAGCAACCACCGTCCAACCTCAGAAAATCCAACTTTTTCCACTTCGTTCTTGCGCTGTATGACAGACAAGGACAGCCGGTGGAGATCGAACGGACAGCTTATGTGGACTTTGTGGAGAAGGACAAA GAACCAAACAGTGAAAAAACGAACAATGGGATACACTACAAACTACAGTTACTGTACAGCAACG gtgtcagaacagaacaggatcTTTTCGTACGATTAATCGATTCCATGACAAAACAG GCTATTATCTATGAAGGTCAAGACAAAAACCCAGAGATGTGCCGAGTGCTTCTCACACACGAAATCATGTGCAG TCGGTGTTGTGATAAGAAGAGTTGTGGCAACAGGAACGAGACTCCTTCAGACCCCGTTATCATCGACAGGTAA